In the genome of Bacillota bacterium, the window AAAATCATTATACGGGAAGTACCGCTTGTTCACCCAGTCGCAGCACACTTTATACCGGTCAATATCCGTCATTACATGGAGTTAGCCAAACAACCGGTGCAGCTAAAGTAGATTTTGAGCCTGGTACGTTTTGGCTGGATCCAAATACCGTGCCTACTTTTGGTGATTATTTTCGGGCTGCAGGATATCAGACTTTTTGGAAGGGTAAATGGCACGCCTCACAGGCCGATATATTAATCCCAGATACCCAGGATTCATTCCTTAGCTATAATTCCAGAACAGGTGTGCCAATTCCAAAAAATGAACAAATTTATCTCCATGCTAATCGTCTTAATGAGTTTGGATTTAATGGCTGGATCGGTCCAGAACCTTTCAACGGTAATCCACGTAACTCCGGTTCGTCTGCTGCTATTGGTTTGAGCGGGCGTGATATAATCTATAGGGAAGAGGTAATCGCTCTAATAAAAAAACTGGATAATGAAGAAACTATAGTAAATTGCGAAATAGCTCCCTGGGTTATAATGTGTTCATTTGTAAATCCCCATGATATAGCTTTGTTTGGTCTATTCACACGATTTGATCCATTATATAACTTTGAAATAGACCCTTCACTCCCACCCATACCTCCAGCGCCAACAGCAAATGAATCACTGATAACAAAACCACGGGCTCAAAGTAGTTATCGAGAAGTTTACCCTGAGGCATTACAACCTTTAGCAGACACCCAGTTTTACCGCCAACTCTATTTTTCATTGCAGAAAAAGGTTGATAGAGATATGTTGGCAGTCTTTAAAACACTTAAAGAGTCTTCATTTTATAAAAATACAATTGTACTCTTCACCTCTGATCATGGTGACTTACTGGGGGCACATGGCGGTCTCTTTCAGAAATGGTACCAGGCATATGAAGAAGCAATTCATGTCCCTTTTATTATCCATAATCCAAACTTATTTGAAGAACGTGAATCTACAGACATTCTTACTAACCATGTTGATATTCTACCTACAATGTTGGGATTAGCAGGTATAGATGCAACTAAAATACAGGATAAGCTAAACAATAGTCATACAGAAGTACATCCTTTAGTTGGCCGGAACTTGACACCATTGATTTTAAA includes:
- a CDS encoding DUF229 domain-containing protein; amino-acid sequence: MNSAKPNFLIFMVDQERFPTVYENEELKEWQKENLVTQELLRDNGLEFKNHYTGSTACSPSRSTLYTGQYPSLHGVSQTTGAAKVDFEPGTFWLDPNTVPTFGDYFRAAGYQTFWKGKWHASQADILIPDTQDSFLSYNSRTGVPIPKNEQIYLHANRLNEFGFNGWIGPEPFNGNPRNSGSSAAIGLSGRDIIYREEVIALIKKLDNEETIVNCEIAPWVIMCSFVNPHDIALFGLFTRFDPLYNFEIDPSLPPIPPAPTANESLITKPRAQSSYREVYPEALQPLADTQFYRQLYFSLQKKVDRDMLAVFKTLKESSFYKNTIVLFTSDHGDLLGAHGGLFQKWYQAYEEAIHVPFIIHNPNLFEERESTDILTNHVDILPTMLGLAGIDATKIQDKLNNSHTEVHPLVGRNLTPLILKEVDLEDLEEPVYFMTDDDFTRGLNQVSLLGKPYNSVIQPNHIETVITTLPTGDTDQKEIWKYSRYFDNPQFWSNPGCEDKTTSQGNPTPVSEEINCQVCITTVKTRPVPDEIEMYNITKDPLEMRNLAHPDFATPESREVQLVLAKLLEEQCRQKRLYPSSGNVPGKPSCPTCTPDYKV